A window of the Hevea brasiliensis isolate MT/VB/25A 57/8 chromosome 6, ASM3005281v1, whole genome shotgun sequence genome harbors these coding sequences:
- the LOC110673293 gene encoding protein argonaute 5 isoform X2 produces MSRRGGGRRQDSHRDQQSSSPSPSFQRGGGGGRGGRDGSGRAGRGYNPAPTFNQAGPSRPSAFPPISRSPASAFHPRIMSVAPSQTPPQALASSSRASPSQAAASSSAAVEELRLEMEQKLTTGDQVTKAETPPATSKAVRFTPRPGFGTAGKKCVIKANHFLVEIADRDLCRYDVTITPEVASKKVKRYIISQLVSMYRESHLGNRMPAYDGRKGLYTAGPLPFESKEFVIKLVDENNGAGSSASTTKESHFQVAIKFASKADIHHLRRFLSGRQMDAPQEMIQVLNIVLRASISENYSTVGRTLFSPNFGPRDGLGDGIEYWRGYYQSLRPTQMGLSFNIDVSATSFFEPIMVTEFVAKYFSLKDMSRPLSEQEHIKIKEGLKGLRVELSHRENAECHRITSVSDQPLNQIFFNLDDNNTNMSVVQYFRERYNIELSYTSLPALQLQARSDSNPIYLPMELCRIVEGQRYSRNLNLRQVIALLKATCQRPHERENSIKRIIRQNNYSGDELVRNEFGIQVKEELTFINARVLPPPMLKYHETGGEASVVPRLGQWNMINKKVVNGGRVEFWTCVNFSLRVNQNVPVEFCRQLIEMCVSKGMEFNPNPILPIQSANPSQIGKALADVHKQCTAKLSNGKKRLQLLIIILPDVSGSYGEIKRVCETELGIVSQCCLPRKAARLSKQYFENVALKINVKAGGRNTVLNDAIQRRIPLVTDVPTIIFGADITHPPSRVVASMDWPEVTKYRGIVSGQAYREEIIQDLYKSYHDPDRGLIHSGMIRELCIAFRRATGHKPSRIIFYRDSVSEGKFSEVLLHEMNAIRKACSSLEEEYLPPVTYIVVRKRHHTRLFPVDRGETDRSGNILPGTVIDTKICLQKEFDFYLNSHAAIQGTSRPTHYHVLYDENHFTADGLQVLTNNLCYMNARCTRSVSIVPPVYYAHLAALRARYYIDGETSHGGSSGGRSTTGRSREVQPLPMIKDNVKDVMFYC; encoded by the exons ATGTCTCGCCGTGGTGGTGGTCGCCGCCAGGATTCTCACCGAGACCAGCAATCATCATCTCCATCTCCGTCGTTCCAGCGCGGTGGTGGTGGCGGTAGAGGTGGAAGAGATGGCAGCGGACGCGCTGGCCGCGGCTATAATCCCGCTCCAACTTTCAATCAAGCTGGTCCTTCACGGCCTTCGGCCTTCCCTCCCATATCTCGTTCTCCGGCGTCTGCCTTCCATCCTCGTATCATGTCTGTTGCTCCGAGTCAGACGCCTCCTCAAGCTTTGGCTTCTTCGTCGAGAGCATCGCCGTCTCAGGCGGCGGCATCGAGTTCTGCGGCGGTGGAGGAGCTGAGACTAGAGATGGAGCAGAAGCTAACAACTGGAGATCAGGTGACGAAGGCTGAGACGCCGCCGGCGACGTCAAAGGCCGTTCGTTTCACGCCTAGGCCTGGGTTTGGTACTGCTGGCAAGAAGTGTGTGATTAAGGCTAATCATTTTTTGGTCGAAATCGCAGACAGAGATCTCTGTCGTTATGAT GTCACGATAACTCCTGAAGTAGCCTCAAAGAAGGTAAAAAGGTATATAATATCTCAGCTTGTTAGTATGTATCGTGAGTCACACTTGGGCAACCGAATGCCAGCTTATGATGGCAGGAAAGGCCTCTATACAGCAGGGCCTTTGCCTTTTGAATCTAAGGAATTTGTTATTAAGCTGGTTGACGAGAATAATGGCGCGGGGTCTTCTGCTTCAACAAC GAAGGAAAGCCACTTTCAAGTGGCAATCAAATTTGCATCTAAGGCTGACATTCATCATCTGCGACGATTTTTGAGTGGTAGACAAATGGATGCTCCACAAGAAATGATACAAGTTCTTAATATTGTTCTTAGGGCATCAATATCTGAAAA TTATAGCACTGTTGGGAGGACACTTTTCTCACCTAATTTTGGGCCACGGGATGGGCTTGGTGATGGTATAGAATATTGGAGAGGATATTATCAAAGCCTTCGCCCAACCCAGATGGGATTGTCTTTTAATATAG ATGTGTCAGCCACATCCTTCTTTGAGCCAATTATGGTGACTGAATTTGTAGCCAAATACTTTAGCTTAAAAGACATGTCAAGGCCTCTATCAGAACAAGAACATATTAAG ATAAAAGAGGGCTTAAAAGGATTAAGAGTAGAGCTAAGTCACAGGGAGAATGCTGAGTGTCATAGGATCACCAGTGTATCCGATCAGCCACTGAATCAAATATT CTTCAATCTCGATGATAACAATACAAATATGTCCGTGGTTCAATATTTCCGTGAGAGATACAATATTGAGCTTAGTTATACATCCTTGCCTGCACTTCAACTCCAAGCTAGGAGTGATTCAAATCCCATTTACTTGCCAATGGAG CTTTGTAGGATTGTTGAAGGACAGAGGTACTCAAGGAATTTGAATCTACGACAAGTAATTGCACTGTTAAAAGCAACCTGTCAACGCCCTCATGAGCGGGAAAATAGCATCAAGCGG ATCATTAGGCAGAATAATTACAGCGGAGATGAGCTTGTGAGGAATGAATTTGGTATTCAAGTTAAGGAAGAGCTTACATTCATAAATGCCCGAGTTTTGCCTCCTCCAATG CTTAAATATCATGAGACTGGGGGTGAAGCATCGGTTGTTCCCCGCTTAGGACAATGGAATATGATCAACAAG AAAGTGGTGAATGGTGGGAGAGTGGAATTTTGGACATGTGTGAACTTTTCTTTGCGGGTCAACCAAAATGTGCCTGTTGAATTTTGTAGGCAATTAATTGAGATGTGTGTAAGCAAAGGAATG GAATTCAACCCAAATCCTATTCTTCCTATACAGTCAGCTAATCCTAGCCAAATTGGAAAGGCTCTTGCTGATGTTCACAAGCAGTGTACTGCAAAACTTTCAAATGGGAAGAAACGGCTTCAGTTGTTGATAATCATTCTACCTGATGTCAGTGGTTCATATG GAGAAATCAAACGAGTGTGTGAAACAGAATTGGGAATTGTCTCTCAGTGCTGTCTACCAAGAAAGGCAGCAAGGCTAAGTAAACAGTATTTTGAAAATGTTGCCCTCAAAATCAATGTTAAG GCTGGTGGTCGAAATACTGTGCTAAATGATGCTATTCAGAGGAGGATTCCTCTAGTGACTGATGTTCCTACAATTATTTTTGGTGCTGATATAACTCATCCACCTTCTAGG GTAGTGGCTTCGATGGACTGGCCAGAGGTAACAAAGTATAGAGGAATTGTCTCTGGACAGGCTTATCGTGAAGAAATTATCCAGGATCTTTATAAATCATATCATGATCCGGATAGGGGATTAATTCATTCGGGAATGATCAG GGAATTATGTATAGCATTTAGGAGAGCAACTGGGCATAAACCCAGCAGGATTATATTCTACAG AGACAGTGTTAGTGAGGGAAAATTTAGCGAGGTCTTGCTACATGAGATGAATGCCATACGAAAG GCTTGTTCCTCACTTGAGGAGGAATACCTTCCACCGGTTACCTATATTGTGGTGCGAAAGAGGCATCATACAAGGCTTTTTCCTGTTGATCGCGGTGAGACAGACAGGAGTGGCAATATTCTACCAG GCACTGTTATTGATACTAAGATTTGCCTTCAGAAGGAGTTTGATTTCTACCTCAACAGCCATGCTGCAATTCAG GGAACAAGCAGACCTACACACTACCATGTGTTGTATGATGAGAATCATTTCACAGCTGATGGGTTGCAAGTTCTGACTAACAATCTGTGTTACAT GAATGCAAGGTGTACTCGCTCTGTTTCTATAG TCCCTCCTGTTTATTATGCCCATTTAGCTGCTTTACGGGCTCGATATTACATAGACGGTGAAACATCACATGGTGGGTCTTCAGGTGGTAGGAGTACAACGGGGAGGAGTAGGGAAGTCCAGCCGCTTCCTATGATCAAAGATAACGTGAAAGATGTTATGTTTTATTGCTGA
- the LOC110673293 gene encoding protein argonaute 5 isoform X1, whose translation MSRRGGGRRQDSHRDQQSSSPSPSFQRGGGGGRGGRDGSGRAGRGYNPAPTFNQAGPSRPSAFPPISRSPASAFHPRIMSVAPSQTPPQALASSSRASPSQAAASSSAAVEELRLEMEQKLTTGDQVTKAETPPATSKAVRFTPRPGFGTAGKKCVIKANHFLVEIADRDLCRYDVTITPEVASKKVKRYIISQLVSMYRESHLGNRMPAYDGRKGLYTAGPLPFESKEFVIKLVDENNGAGSSASTTKESHFQVAIKFASKADIHHLRRFLSGRQMDAPQEMIQVLNIVLRASISENYSTVGRTLFSPNFGPRDGLGDGIEYWRGYYQSLRPTQMGLSFNIDVSATSFFEPIMVTEFVAKYFSLKDMSRPLSEQEHIKIKEGLKGLRVELSHRENAECHRITSVSDQPLNQIFFNLDDNNTNMSVVQYFRERYNIELSYTSLPALQLQARSDSNPIYLPMELCRIVEGQRYSRNLNLRQVIALLKATCQRPHERENSIKRIIRQNNYSGDELVRNEFGIQVKEELTFINARVLPPPMLKYHETGGEASVVPRLGQWNMINKKVVNGGRVEFWTCVNFSLRVNQNVPVEFCRQLIEMCVSKGMEFNPNPILPIQSANPSQIGKALADVHKQCTAKLSNGKKRLQLLIIILPDVSGSYGEIKRVCETELGIVSQCCLPRKAARLSKQYFENVALKINVKAGGRNTVLNDAIQRRIPLVTDVPTIIFGADITHPPSRVGTDPSIAAVVASMDWPEVTKYRGIVSGQAYREEIIQDLYKSYHDPDRGLIHSGMIRELCIAFRRATGHKPSRIIFYRDSVSEGKFSEVLLHEMNAIRKACSSLEEEYLPPVTYIVVRKRHHTRLFPVDRGETDRSGNILPGTVIDTKICLQKEFDFYLNSHAAIQGTSRPTHYHVLYDENHFTADGLQVLTNNLCYMNARCTRSVSIVPPVYYAHLAALRARYYIDGETSHGGSSGGRSTTGRSREVQPLPMIKDNVKDVMFYC comes from the exons ATGTCTCGCCGTGGTGGTGGTCGCCGCCAGGATTCTCACCGAGACCAGCAATCATCATCTCCATCTCCGTCGTTCCAGCGCGGTGGTGGTGGCGGTAGAGGTGGAAGAGATGGCAGCGGACGCGCTGGCCGCGGCTATAATCCCGCTCCAACTTTCAATCAAGCTGGTCCTTCACGGCCTTCGGCCTTCCCTCCCATATCTCGTTCTCCGGCGTCTGCCTTCCATCCTCGTATCATGTCTGTTGCTCCGAGTCAGACGCCTCCTCAAGCTTTGGCTTCTTCGTCGAGAGCATCGCCGTCTCAGGCGGCGGCATCGAGTTCTGCGGCGGTGGAGGAGCTGAGACTAGAGATGGAGCAGAAGCTAACAACTGGAGATCAGGTGACGAAGGCTGAGACGCCGCCGGCGACGTCAAAGGCCGTTCGTTTCACGCCTAGGCCTGGGTTTGGTACTGCTGGCAAGAAGTGTGTGATTAAGGCTAATCATTTTTTGGTCGAAATCGCAGACAGAGATCTCTGTCGTTATGAT GTCACGATAACTCCTGAAGTAGCCTCAAAGAAGGTAAAAAGGTATATAATATCTCAGCTTGTTAGTATGTATCGTGAGTCACACTTGGGCAACCGAATGCCAGCTTATGATGGCAGGAAAGGCCTCTATACAGCAGGGCCTTTGCCTTTTGAATCTAAGGAATTTGTTATTAAGCTGGTTGACGAGAATAATGGCGCGGGGTCTTCTGCTTCAACAAC GAAGGAAAGCCACTTTCAAGTGGCAATCAAATTTGCATCTAAGGCTGACATTCATCATCTGCGACGATTTTTGAGTGGTAGACAAATGGATGCTCCACAAGAAATGATACAAGTTCTTAATATTGTTCTTAGGGCATCAATATCTGAAAA TTATAGCACTGTTGGGAGGACACTTTTCTCACCTAATTTTGGGCCACGGGATGGGCTTGGTGATGGTATAGAATATTGGAGAGGATATTATCAAAGCCTTCGCCCAACCCAGATGGGATTGTCTTTTAATATAG ATGTGTCAGCCACATCCTTCTTTGAGCCAATTATGGTGACTGAATTTGTAGCCAAATACTTTAGCTTAAAAGACATGTCAAGGCCTCTATCAGAACAAGAACATATTAAG ATAAAAGAGGGCTTAAAAGGATTAAGAGTAGAGCTAAGTCACAGGGAGAATGCTGAGTGTCATAGGATCACCAGTGTATCCGATCAGCCACTGAATCAAATATT CTTCAATCTCGATGATAACAATACAAATATGTCCGTGGTTCAATATTTCCGTGAGAGATACAATATTGAGCTTAGTTATACATCCTTGCCTGCACTTCAACTCCAAGCTAGGAGTGATTCAAATCCCATTTACTTGCCAATGGAG CTTTGTAGGATTGTTGAAGGACAGAGGTACTCAAGGAATTTGAATCTACGACAAGTAATTGCACTGTTAAAAGCAACCTGTCAACGCCCTCATGAGCGGGAAAATAGCATCAAGCGG ATCATTAGGCAGAATAATTACAGCGGAGATGAGCTTGTGAGGAATGAATTTGGTATTCAAGTTAAGGAAGAGCTTACATTCATAAATGCCCGAGTTTTGCCTCCTCCAATG CTTAAATATCATGAGACTGGGGGTGAAGCATCGGTTGTTCCCCGCTTAGGACAATGGAATATGATCAACAAG AAAGTGGTGAATGGTGGGAGAGTGGAATTTTGGACATGTGTGAACTTTTCTTTGCGGGTCAACCAAAATGTGCCTGTTGAATTTTGTAGGCAATTAATTGAGATGTGTGTAAGCAAAGGAATG GAATTCAACCCAAATCCTATTCTTCCTATACAGTCAGCTAATCCTAGCCAAATTGGAAAGGCTCTTGCTGATGTTCACAAGCAGTGTACTGCAAAACTTTCAAATGGGAAGAAACGGCTTCAGTTGTTGATAATCATTCTACCTGATGTCAGTGGTTCATATG GAGAAATCAAACGAGTGTGTGAAACAGAATTGGGAATTGTCTCTCAGTGCTGTCTACCAAGAAAGGCAGCAAGGCTAAGTAAACAGTATTTTGAAAATGTTGCCCTCAAAATCAATGTTAAG GCTGGTGGTCGAAATACTGTGCTAAATGATGCTATTCAGAGGAGGATTCCTCTAGTGACTGATGTTCCTACAATTATTTTTGGTGCTGATATAACTCATCCACCTTCTAGGGTGGGCACTGATCCATCGATAGCAGCA GTAGTGGCTTCGATGGACTGGCCAGAGGTAACAAAGTATAGAGGAATTGTCTCTGGACAGGCTTATCGTGAAGAAATTATCCAGGATCTTTATAAATCATATCATGATCCGGATAGGGGATTAATTCATTCGGGAATGATCAG GGAATTATGTATAGCATTTAGGAGAGCAACTGGGCATAAACCCAGCAGGATTATATTCTACAG AGACAGTGTTAGTGAGGGAAAATTTAGCGAGGTCTTGCTACATGAGATGAATGCCATACGAAAG GCTTGTTCCTCACTTGAGGAGGAATACCTTCCACCGGTTACCTATATTGTGGTGCGAAAGAGGCATCATACAAGGCTTTTTCCTGTTGATCGCGGTGAGACAGACAGGAGTGGCAATATTCTACCAG GCACTGTTATTGATACTAAGATTTGCCTTCAGAAGGAGTTTGATTTCTACCTCAACAGCCATGCTGCAATTCAG GGAACAAGCAGACCTACACACTACCATGTGTTGTATGATGAGAATCATTTCACAGCTGATGGGTTGCAAGTTCTGACTAACAATCTGTGTTACAT GAATGCAAGGTGTACTCGCTCTGTTTCTATAG TCCCTCCTGTTTATTATGCCCATTTAGCTGCTTTACGGGCTCGATATTACATAGACGGTGAAACATCACATGGTGGGTCTTCAGGTGGTAGGAGTACAACGGGGAGGAGTAGGGAAGTCCAGCCGCTTCCTATGATCAAAGATAACGTGAAAGATGTTATGTTTTATTGCTGA
- the LOC110673293 gene encoding protein argonaute 5 isoform X3: MSRRGGGRRQDSHRDQQSSSPSPSFQRGGGGGRGGRDGSGRAGRGYNPAPTFNQAGPSRPSAFPPISRSPASAFHPRIMSVAPSQTPPQALASSSRASPSQAAASSSAAVEELRLEMEQKLTTGDQVTKAETPPATSKAVRFTPRPGFGTAGKKCVIKANHFLVEIADRDLCRYDVTITPEVASKKVKRYIISQLVSMYRESHLGNRMPAYDGRKGLYTAGPLPFESKEFVIKLVDENNGAGSSASTTKESHFQVAIKFASKADIHHLRRFLSGRQMDAPQEMIQVLNIVLRASISENYSTVGRTLFSPNFGPRDGLGDGIEYWRGYYQSLRPTQMGLSFNIDVSATSFFEPIMVTEFVAKYFSLKDMSRPLSEQEHIKIKEGLKGLRVELSHRENAECHRITSVSDQPLNQIFFNLDDNNTNMSVVQYFRERYNIELSYTSLPALQLQARSDSNPIYLPMELCRIVEGQRYSRNLNLRQVIALLKATCQRPHERENSIKRIIRQNNYSGDELVRNEFGIQVKEELTFINARVLPPPMLKYHETGGEASVVPRLGQWNMINKKVVNGGRVEFWTCVNFSLRVNQNVPVEFCRQLIEMCVSKGMSANPSQIGKALADVHKQCTAKLSNGKKRLQLLIIILPDVSGSYGEIKRVCETELGIVSQCCLPRKAARLSKQYFENVALKINVKAGGRNTVLNDAIQRRIPLVTDVPTIIFGADITHPPSRVGTDPSIAAVVASMDWPEVTKYRGIVSGQAYREEIIQDLYKSYHDPDRGLIHSGMIRELCIAFRRATGHKPSRIIFYRDSVSEGKFSEVLLHEMNAIRKACSSLEEEYLPPVTYIVVRKRHHTRLFPVDRGETDRSGNILPGTVIDTKICLQKEFDFYLNSHAAIQGTSRPTHYHVLYDENHFTADGLQVLTNNLCYMNARCTRSVSIVPPVYYAHLAALRARYYIDGETSHGGSSGGRSTTGRSREVQPLPMIKDNVKDVMFYC; encoded by the exons ATGTCTCGCCGTGGTGGTGGTCGCCGCCAGGATTCTCACCGAGACCAGCAATCATCATCTCCATCTCCGTCGTTCCAGCGCGGTGGTGGTGGCGGTAGAGGTGGAAGAGATGGCAGCGGACGCGCTGGCCGCGGCTATAATCCCGCTCCAACTTTCAATCAAGCTGGTCCTTCACGGCCTTCGGCCTTCCCTCCCATATCTCGTTCTCCGGCGTCTGCCTTCCATCCTCGTATCATGTCTGTTGCTCCGAGTCAGACGCCTCCTCAAGCTTTGGCTTCTTCGTCGAGAGCATCGCCGTCTCAGGCGGCGGCATCGAGTTCTGCGGCGGTGGAGGAGCTGAGACTAGAGATGGAGCAGAAGCTAACAACTGGAGATCAGGTGACGAAGGCTGAGACGCCGCCGGCGACGTCAAAGGCCGTTCGTTTCACGCCTAGGCCTGGGTTTGGTACTGCTGGCAAGAAGTGTGTGATTAAGGCTAATCATTTTTTGGTCGAAATCGCAGACAGAGATCTCTGTCGTTATGAT GTCACGATAACTCCTGAAGTAGCCTCAAAGAAGGTAAAAAGGTATATAATATCTCAGCTTGTTAGTATGTATCGTGAGTCACACTTGGGCAACCGAATGCCAGCTTATGATGGCAGGAAAGGCCTCTATACAGCAGGGCCTTTGCCTTTTGAATCTAAGGAATTTGTTATTAAGCTGGTTGACGAGAATAATGGCGCGGGGTCTTCTGCTTCAACAAC GAAGGAAAGCCACTTTCAAGTGGCAATCAAATTTGCATCTAAGGCTGACATTCATCATCTGCGACGATTTTTGAGTGGTAGACAAATGGATGCTCCACAAGAAATGATACAAGTTCTTAATATTGTTCTTAGGGCATCAATATCTGAAAA TTATAGCACTGTTGGGAGGACACTTTTCTCACCTAATTTTGGGCCACGGGATGGGCTTGGTGATGGTATAGAATATTGGAGAGGATATTATCAAAGCCTTCGCCCAACCCAGATGGGATTGTCTTTTAATATAG ATGTGTCAGCCACATCCTTCTTTGAGCCAATTATGGTGACTGAATTTGTAGCCAAATACTTTAGCTTAAAAGACATGTCAAGGCCTCTATCAGAACAAGAACATATTAAG ATAAAAGAGGGCTTAAAAGGATTAAGAGTAGAGCTAAGTCACAGGGAGAATGCTGAGTGTCATAGGATCACCAGTGTATCCGATCAGCCACTGAATCAAATATT CTTCAATCTCGATGATAACAATACAAATATGTCCGTGGTTCAATATTTCCGTGAGAGATACAATATTGAGCTTAGTTATACATCCTTGCCTGCACTTCAACTCCAAGCTAGGAGTGATTCAAATCCCATTTACTTGCCAATGGAG CTTTGTAGGATTGTTGAAGGACAGAGGTACTCAAGGAATTTGAATCTACGACAAGTAATTGCACTGTTAAAAGCAACCTGTCAACGCCCTCATGAGCGGGAAAATAGCATCAAGCGG ATCATTAGGCAGAATAATTACAGCGGAGATGAGCTTGTGAGGAATGAATTTGGTATTCAAGTTAAGGAAGAGCTTACATTCATAAATGCCCGAGTTTTGCCTCCTCCAATG CTTAAATATCATGAGACTGGGGGTGAAGCATCGGTTGTTCCCCGCTTAGGACAATGGAATATGATCAACAAG AAAGTGGTGAATGGTGGGAGAGTGGAATTTTGGACATGTGTGAACTTTTCTTTGCGGGTCAACCAAAATGTGCCTGTTGAATTTTGTAGGCAATTAATTGAGATGTGTGTAAGCAAAGGAATG TCAGCTAATCCTAGCCAAATTGGAAAGGCTCTTGCTGATGTTCACAAGCAGTGTACTGCAAAACTTTCAAATGGGAAGAAACGGCTTCAGTTGTTGATAATCATTCTACCTGATGTCAGTGGTTCATATG GAGAAATCAAACGAGTGTGTGAAACAGAATTGGGAATTGTCTCTCAGTGCTGTCTACCAAGAAAGGCAGCAAGGCTAAGTAAACAGTATTTTGAAAATGTTGCCCTCAAAATCAATGTTAAG GCTGGTGGTCGAAATACTGTGCTAAATGATGCTATTCAGAGGAGGATTCCTCTAGTGACTGATGTTCCTACAATTATTTTTGGTGCTGATATAACTCATCCACCTTCTAGGGTGGGCACTGATCCATCGATAGCAGCA GTAGTGGCTTCGATGGACTGGCCAGAGGTAACAAAGTATAGAGGAATTGTCTCTGGACAGGCTTATCGTGAAGAAATTATCCAGGATCTTTATAAATCATATCATGATCCGGATAGGGGATTAATTCATTCGGGAATGATCAG GGAATTATGTATAGCATTTAGGAGAGCAACTGGGCATAAACCCAGCAGGATTATATTCTACAG AGACAGTGTTAGTGAGGGAAAATTTAGCGAGGTCTTGCTACATGAGATGAATGCCATACGAAAG GCTTGTTCCTCACTTGAGGAGGAATACCTTCCACCGGTTACCTATATTGTGGTGCGAAAGAGGCATCATACAAGGCTTTTTCCTGTTGATCGCGGTGAGACAGACAGGAGTGGCAATATTCTACCAG GCACTGTTATTGATACTAAGATTTGCCTTCAGAAGGAGTTTGATTTCTACCTCAACAGCCATGCTGCAATTCAG GGAACAAGCAGACCTACACACTACCATGTGTTGTATGATGAGAATCATTTCACAGCTGATGGGTTGCAAGTTCTGACTAACAATCTGTGTTACAT GAATGCAAGGTGTACTCGCTCTGTTTCTATAG TCCCTCCTGTTTATTATGCCCATTTAGCTGCTTTACGGGCTCGATATTACATAGACGGTGAAACATCACATGGTGGGTCTTCAGGTGGTAGGAGTACAACGGGGAGGAGTAGGGAAGTCCAGCCGCTTCCTATGATCAAAGATAACGTGAAAGATGTTATGTTTTATTGCTGA